One Nicotiana tomentosiformis chromosome 4, ASM39032v3, whole genome shotgun sequence genomic window carries:
- the LOC104105035 gene encoding tyrosine-sulfated glycopeptide receptor 1 → MDPAVQAFLAAAASFVAVILIFGALYVFCRDPNKRRRTEPTRNRPRTRNTRAIASNTDLSSITVTESATFDPSLNRISMPELVDATRDFSPELIIGDGSFGMVYKAKLASGVSVAVKKLSADAFQGFREFRAEMETLGKIRHPNIVKMLGYCSTGSDRVLIYEFVEKGSLDQWLYDTSSASDMAEAIPWMPLSWVTRINIVKGVAKGLAYMHNLDTAIIHRDIKASNILLDAKFEAYIADFGLARRIQGSHLHVSTQVAGTMGYMPPEYINGATKATTNGDVYSFGVLMLEIITGKRPNFPFKGEDGREIRLVNWVNDMVVQERYMEMVDTNLSKDGLNEIAVIEYFKIAMMCANENCIDRPPMNDVVEILNGIPAF, encoded by the coding sequence ATGGATCCAGCAGTTCAAGCTTTTCTAGCTGCAGCAGCAAGCTTCGTTGCAGTCATCTTAATCTTCGGTGCTCTCTATGTTTTCTGCAGAGACCCAAATAAACGACGCCGTACTGAACCGACCCGGAATCGTCCCCGGACCCGAAACACCCGAGCAATAGCTAGTAATACGGACCTTTCTTCCATCACCGTAACCGAAAGTGCAACGTTTGACCCGTCTCTGAATCGGATCTCTATGCCGGAGCTCGTCGACGCTACCCGAGATTTCTCGCCGGAACTTATCATCGGCGATGGCAGTTTCGGGATGGTGTATAAAGCTAAACTCGCCTCCGGCGTCTCCGTCGCCGTGAAAAAGCTCTCCGCCGATGCTTTCCAAGGGTTCCGGGAGTTTCGGGCCGAGATGGAAACCCTCGGTAAGATCCGACACCCGAATATAGTCAAAATGCTCGGGTACTGCTCCACGGGTTCTGACCGGGTCCTAATTTACGAGTTCGTCGAAAAAGGTAGTCTTGACCAATGGCTTTACGACACGTCATCAGCATCCGACATGGCAGAAGCAATCCCTTGGATGCCGTTAAGTTGGGTAACTAGAATTAACATTGTTAAAGGAGTTGCAAAAGGACTTGCTTATATGCACAATTTGGATACTGCAATTATTCATAGGGATATTAAAGCTAGTAATATCTTGTTAGATGCAAAGTTTGAAGCTTATATTGCTGATTTTGGATTAGCTAGGAGAATTCAAGGGTCACATTTACATGTCTCAACACAAGTAGCCGGGACAATGGGGTACATGCCACCAGAGTACATTAATGGTGCAACAAAGGCAACTACAAATGGAGATGTTTATAGTTTTGGTGTGTTAATGTTAGAGATTATTACAGGCAAGCGTCCTAATTTTCCATTTAAAGGAGAGGATGGTCGTGAAATTAGGCTTGTCAATTGGGTTAATGATATGGTGGTGCAAGAACGTTACATGGAAATGGTTGATACCAATCTTTCAAAGGATGGGTTGAATGAAATTGCAGTTATTGAGTATTTTAAGATTGCAATGATGTGTGCTAATGAAAATTGTATAGATAGGCCTCCCATGAATGATGTCGTTGAGATATTGAACGGAATTCCAGCATTTTAA
- the LOC138910166 gene encoding uncharacterized protein, producing the protein MPELPKYNGTTDPNEHVTSYTCAIKGNDSEDDQIESFLLKFFGETLLKGEMIWYHNLPPNSIDSFAMLADYFVKGHAGAIKVATRKSSLFKVKQKDNEILREFVSRFQMERMELPPVTEDWVVRAFTQGLNEQSSVVSRQLKHNLIEYSAVTWADVHNRYQSKIMIEDDQLGTPSGSVYPNRPIGRTQRDIDREPRSNTDRYQPYNADRRNSGPGHNPIRNDRG; encoded by the coding sequence ATGCCGGAacttcctaagtacaatgggaccactgaccctaacgagcatgtcacttcttatacatgcgcaataaaagggaatgactcgGAAGACGATCAGATCGAATCTTTTCTACTGAAATTTTTTGGAGAAACCTTGTTGAAAGgagaaatgatatggtaccacaatttgccgcctaattccatcgattccttcgccatgcttgcagactacTTCGTAAAGGGacatgccggagcaataaaggttgcgactaggaagTCGAGCCtgttcaaggtgaaacaaaaagacaatgAAATATTGAGGGAATTTgtatctcggttccagatggaacgcatggaactaccaccggtcacagaagATTGGGTTGTTCgagcctttactcaaggtttgaatgaACAAAGTTCGGTGGtatcacgacagctaaagcataatttaattgaatattcagcggtaacttgggccgatgtacataatcggtaccagtcaaagatcatgatcgaggatgatcaattggggaccccttccggttccgtttatccaaaTAGGCCTatcggcagaactcaaagggatattgACAGAGAACCCCGTTCGAACacagatcggtatcaaccatacaacgcaGATCGTAGAAATAGTGGCCCAGGACacaatcccatccgaaatgatcgaGGATAG